The following are from one region of the Magallana gigas chromosome 4, xbMagGiga1.1, whole genome shotgun sequence genome:
- the LOC105317755 gene encoding coiled-coil domain-containing protein 146, whose amino-acid sequence MSDKESEDGRDKEEEEEDEEPLKYAPAISALPPRVIQQEESQVEVSASPAFQCLEELFQEGKLTGTKVALLKSKYTELHDTLKRTRENETSLLKKAKEFTVTLEKQRSELEKGDNFPAGSNANEVTKLREQYLKFRNETEKAEDRKYQVEYRLEILTEEKKIMEREYARMPKQGEIEKKIKELQAACEEMKKEINNRQLESKTLKEDVENTKRENLLEAKEVEKSQDEMEKLKAELVQVNTLPNQLAKEADKLARQKNEIDNRIRAMDSEYQEALEMVQTLEKKHNEMDEERYEITNELKKQQDLLTQRERELAELMKDYEYAKDKEAVLNADRATLDMNLRHIQLEKKNTHDVLSRKTREKERDLRALKKLELQMRVAEENLAHTKTIHEKVLSQVGGMPKDDGSLQKKKDDLAKEVEQTKRALATQNNLTAVEHVKLEKSAADEQNLLYEQSDLRIEVVELTRLAAIKADEREQKARDFMRAEMRYHKAREDKKTKELQIVDHKKKYQEMMIKLKDFAKLYDVIKNERNKCVNLIQTSTQKAAEMKEKIKILQNEIEILRTEVSKKDKELQKRRLKHMHSIVMRDGLRNEVAKQNAIYAEMKSTVEQQKMDLSKLNMMMNQGEDESSKLRERYSVEEKKRNDRGLRLIQREEEVCIFYEKVNIEEQMIRNGNVDLQAREEEIRFIKMALNEEKRKQELLWKQLPNKRSLEEELVTLQIQLQQCQDRMLELEKQLEDPYDESRVRYLEGKDLPPAKLQDKIEDLEARLAEKEEHLLEKDLIFEQVNRLVDRVKNKAEGGKEDTLELAKKVNELQAKIKETTRKMMALVSELSMNQANALKLQQNLKEKEADLEQCYIRMEKGEAPSDEIAGEWFKILRDEDRRSRDKEEIRMAEEEEEQYKIAGGVTTTAEPRPNAYIPDDDSELPIPRPYGKHAPFKPAESGSTMRHIRKPVPKPIEI is encoded by the exons atGAGTGACAAGGAGAGTGAAGATGGAAGGGATAAGGAGGAAGAGGAAGAAGATGAAGAGCCATTGAAGTATGCTCCCGCCATCAGCGCTCTTCCCCCACGGGTCATTCAGCAGGAGGAGAGTCAGGTGGAGGTGTCTGCTAGCCCCGCCTTTCAGTGTCTGGAGGAG CTTTTCCAAGAGGGGAAACTGACAGGAACTAAAGTGGCTCTTTTGAAGTCAAAGTATACAGAATTACATGATACACTAAAAAG aacAAGAGAAAATGAAACAAGTTTATTGAAAAAGGCCAAAGAGTTTACAGTGACTCTTGAGAAACAGAGGAGTGAACTAGAAAAGGGAGACAACTTCCCTGCGGGCTCTAATGCTAATGAAGTGACAAAACTCAGAGAGCAATACCTCAAGTTCAGGAATGAGACAGAGAAGGCTGAGGATAGGAAATACCAGGTGGAATATAGGCTGGAAAT TCTCACTGAAGAGAAGAAGATCATGGAAAGAGAATATGCCAGGATGCCCAAGCAAGGG GAAATAGAAAAGAAGATCAAGGAGCTACAGGCCGCTTGCGAGGAGATGAAGAAGGAGATCAACAACCGTCAGCTGGAGTCGAAGACTCTGAAGGAGGATGTAGAGAACACGAAGCGAGAGAACCTCCTCGAGGCGAAGGAGGTAGAGAAGTCTCAGGACGAGATGGAGAAACTTAAG GCTGAGCTAGTTCAAGTCAACACACTTCCAAACCAACTGGCCAAAGAGGCAGACAAACTAGCCCGGCAGAAAAA TGAGATAGACAACAGAATTCGAGCCATGGACTCCGAGTACCAGGAGGCGTTAGAGATGGTCCAGACATTGGAGAAGAAGCATAACGAGATGGACGAGGAGCGTTACGAGATCACCAACGAGCTGAAGAAGCAGCAGGACTTGCTGACTCAGCGAGAACGCGAGCTCGCCGAGCTGATGAAGGATTATGAGTATGCCAAGGATAAGGAGGCTGTGCTGAATGCTGACAG AGCTACCTTGGACATGAATTTGAGACACATACAACTGGAGAAGAAAAATACCCATGATGTGTTATCACGTAAAACTCGTGAAAAAGAGAGGGACTTACGAGCCCTGAAAAAACTAGAGCTTCAGATGAGAGTGGCAGAGGAAAATCTCGCTCACACAAAAACAATCCATGAAAAAGTGTTATCACAAGTGGGAGGAATGCCTAAAGATGATGGCAGTTTGCAGAAAAAGAAAGACGATTTAGCCAAAGAAGTGGAACAAACCAAGAGGGCATTAGCCACACAG AACAATTTGACAGCTGTAGAACACGTGAAGCTAGAGAAGAGTGCGGCAGATGAACAGAATCTGCTGTACGAACAGAGTGACCTCCGCATAGAAGTGGTGGAGCTCACTCGGCTCGCTGCCATTAAG GCTGATGAAAGAGAACAGAAGGCTCGAGATTTCATGAGGGCAGAGATGAGGTACCACAAAGCCCGGGAGGATAAGAAGACCAAGGAATTACAGATAGTGGACCACAAGAAGAAATACCAGGAAATGATGATCAA ATTAAAAGACTTTGCCAAGCTGTATGATGTTATTAAGAACGAGAGGAACAAGTGTGTGAACCTGATCCAGACCAGCACTCAGAAGGCTGCGGAGATGAAGGAGAAGATCAAGATCCTGCAGAATGAGATCGAGATTCTACGCACTGAAGTCAGCAAGAAAGACAA AGAACTTCAGAAGCGGCGGCTGAAACACATGCACAGCATCGTAATGAGGGACGGTCTCCGTAATGAGGTCGCCAAGCAGAACGCGATCTACGCCGAGATGAAGTCGACCGTGGAGCAGCAGAAGATGGATCTGTCCAAACTGAACATGATGATGAACCAGGGCGAGGACGAGAGCAGCAAGCTGAGGGAGCGCTACTCTGTGGAGGAGAAGAAGAGGAACGACAG AGGCTTGAGGCTTATCCAGAGAGAGGAGGAAGTCtgcatattttatgaaaaagtaaacattgaag aacaaatgataagaaatgGTAATGTGGACCTACAAGCCAGAGAAGAGGAGATTCGATTCATCAAGATGGCTCTGAACGAGGAGAAGAGGAAGCAGGAGTTGCTATGGAAACAGCTGCCCAACAAGAGGTCCCTGGAGGAGGAGTTGGTGACGCTCCAGATCCAGTTACAGCAGTGTCAGGACCGGATGTTAGAGCTGGAAAAACAGCTGGAGGATCCGTACGATGAGAGCCGGGTCCGCTATCTGGAGGGGAAAGACCTGCCGCCCGCCAAGCTCCAGGACAAGATCGAAGAC CTTGAGGCTAGGCTAGCAGAAAAAGAGGAGCACTTGTTGGAGAAGGATTTGATATTTGAACAAGTGAACCGCCTGGTGGACAGAGTAAAAAATAAAGCAGAAGGAGGAAAGGAGGATACGTTAGAACTCGCCAAGAAG GTTAACGAACTTCAAGCGAAAATTAAAGAAACGACACGTAAAATGATGGCTTTAGTGTCTGAACTTTCAATGAATCAAGCGAACGctttaaaattacaacaaaatctAAAGGAGAAAGAGGCGGACTTAGAACAGTGCTATATTCGTATGGAGAAAGGAGAGGCGCCTAGTGATGAAATTGCAGGGGAATGGTTCAAGATATTACGAGACGAGGATCGAAGATCAAGAGACAAGGAAGAAATCAGAATG GCTGAGGAGGAGGAGGAACAGTACAAGATCGCGGGCGGCGTGACCACCACCGCTGAACCACGACCAAACGCTTACATCCCCGACGACGACAGTGAACTGCCGATCCCGAGGCCTTATGGGAAACACGCTCCCTTCAAACCGGCAGAATCTGGATCCACCATGCGTCACATCAGAAAACCAGTGCCTAAGCCTATTGAGATCTAA
- the LOC105317753 gene encoding ruvB-like 1 encodes MKIEEVKSTTKTQRIASHSHIKGLGLDESGYAIQSAAGLVGQELAREAAGVVVELIKSKKMAGRAMLLAGPPGTGKTALALAIAQELGSKVPFCPMVGSEVYSTEIKKTEVLMENFRRAIGLRIKETKEVYEGEVTELTPVETENPMGGYGKTVSHVVIGLKTAKGTKQLKLDPSIYESLQKEKVEVGDVIYIEANSGAVKRQGRSDSYATEFDLEAEEYVPLPKGDVHKKKEVIQDVTLHDLDIANARPQGGQDIMSMMGQLMKPKKTEITDKLRKEINKVVNKYIDQGIAELVPGVLFIDEVHMLDIECFTYLHRALESTIAPIVIFATNRGKCTIRGTEDIVAPHGIPLDLLDRVMIIRTLPYSQEEMVQILKIRSQTEGIQIDDDSLAQLGQVGVKTTLRYSVQLLTPSNILAKINGKDAITSEEIDEINKLFYDAKSSAKILAEQEDKFMK; translated from the exons ATGAAGATCGAGGAGGTAAAAAGTACCACAAAGACACAGAGGATAGCCTCTCATAGTCACATTAAAGGCTTAGGACTTGACGAAAGTGGGTATGCCATTCAATCCGCCGCCGGTTTGGTCGGACAAGAACTTGCTCGTGAG GCAGCTGGTGTTGTGGTGGAGTTGATCAAATCCAAGAAGATGGCCGGCCGAGCCATGCTCTTAGCTGGACCCCCAGGGACAGGAAAG ACTGCCCTGGCCTTGGCCATTGCTCAGGAGCTGGGGAGCAAGGTGCCCTTCTGTCCAATGGTAGGAAGTGAAGTGTACTCCACTGAAATTAAAAAGACGGAAGTTCTGATGGAGAATTTCCGCCGCGCCATCGGACTCCGAATCAAGGAAACCAAAGAAGTGTACGAGGGAGAAGTCACAGAACTGACTCCAGTGGAAACAGAGAACCCCATGGGAG GATATGGTAAGACAGTCAGCCATGTTGTGATTGGTTTAAAAACTGCCAAGGGAACGAAGCAGCTGAAGCTTGATCCATCTATATACGAGAGTCTGCAGAAAGAGAAAGTAGAAGTAGGAGATGTAATCTACATTGAAGCCAACAGTGGAGCAGTAAAG AGACAAGGTAGATCTGACAGCTATGCTACAGAATTCGATCTGGAGGCAGAGGAATATGTGCCCCTCCCAAAGGGGGATGTCCACAAAAAGAAAGAGGTCATTCAAGACGTCACACTCCATGATTTAGACATTGCAAATGCCAGACCACAG GGAGGACAAGACATCATGTCTATGATGGGACAGCTAATGAAACCAAAGAAAACAGAAATCACAG ACAAATTACGGAAGGAGATTAACAAAGTTGTGAACAAGTACATTGATCAGGGTATAGCTGAACTGGTGCCAGGAGTTCTGTTCATAGACGAGGTTCACATGTTGGACATCGAGTGTTTCACATACCTCCACCGTGCTTTAGAGTCGACAATCGCTCCTATTGTGATATTTGCCACCAACCGTGGAAAATGCACCATCAG AGGTACAGAGGACATTGTGGCCCCGCACGGAATCCCCTTGGATTTACTGGACCGTGTCATGATCATCAGAACTCTCCCTTACTCCCAGGAAGAAATGGTGCAG ATCCTGAAAATCCGATCCCAGACAGAGGGAATTCAGATAGACGACGACTCGCTCGCTCAGCTTGGTCAAGTGGGAGTCAAGACTACACTAAG GTATTCAGTACAGCTGCTGACCCCTAGCAACATCCTGGCCAAGATCAATGGAAAGGACGCCATTACCTCTGAGGAAATCGATGAAATCAACAAACTGTTCTACGATGCCAAGTCCTCGGCCAAGATCCTGGCAGAACAGGAGGACAAGTTCATGAAGTGA
- the LOC105317754 gene encoding protein transport protein Sec61 subunit alpha: MGIKFLEFVKPFCAVLPEISKPDRKIQFREKVLWTAITLFIFLVCCQIPLFGIMSSDSADPFYWMRVIMASNRGTLMELGISPIVTSGLIMQLLAGAKIIEVGDTPKDRALFNGAQKLFAMVMTVTQAIVYVMTGMYGEPAEIGAGVCLLIIIQLFVAGLIVSLLDELLQKGYGLGSGISLFIATNICETIVWKAFSPATVNTGRGTEFEGAIIALFHLLATKNDKVRALREAFYRQNLPNLMNLLATILVFGIVIYFQGFRVDLPIKSARYRGQYSSYPIKLFYTSNIPIILQSALVSNLYLISQILATKFSGNFLINLLGVWADVGGGGPARSYPIGGLCYYLSPPETLGHVAEDPIHAVLYMFFMLGSCAFFSKTWIDVSGSSAKDVAKQLKDQQMVMRGHREQSMIHELNRYIPTAAAFGGLCIGALSVLADFLGAIGSGTGILLAVTIIYQYFEIFVKEQSEMGGMSTLLF, encoded by the exons ATCCAATTTAGAGAAAAAGTGCTATGGACTGCCATCACCCTCTTTATCTTTTTGGTGTGCTGTCAG ATTCCCCTGTTTGGTATTATGTCCTCAGACTCGGCAGATCCCTTCTATTGGATGAGAGTCATCATGGCCTCAAATAGAG gAACTTTGATGGAGTTGGGAATCTCACCCATTGTTACATCCGGTCTCATCATGCAGCTTTTGGCTGGTGCCAAAATCATTGAAGTAGGTGACACCCCTAAGGACCGCGCCCTCTTCAACGGAGCCCAGAAAT TGTTTGCCATGGTGATGACAGTGACACAAGCCATTGTTTACGTCATGACAGGAATGTACGGCGAACCAGCAGAAATCGGAGCTGGAGTCTGTCTTCTTATCATCATCCAG TTGTTTGTGGCGGGTCTGATTGTCTCCCTGCTGGACGAGCTGCTACAGAAGGGATATGGTCTGGGCTCAGGAATCTCCCTCTTCATCGCCACCAACATCTGTGAGACCATCGTGTGGAAGGCCTTCAGCCCAGCCACTGTCAACACTGGACGAG GAACTGAATTTGAGGGAGCCATCATTGCCCTGTTCCATCTGTTGGCCACCAAGAATGACAAGGTCCGAGCCCTGAGAGAAGCCTTCTACCGACAGAACCTCCCCAACCTGATGAACCTGCTGGCCACCATCCTCGTGTTTGGCATCGTCATCTACTTCCAG GGATTCCGTGTGGACCTGCCAATCAAATCTGCTCGTTACAGGGGACAGTACAGCTCATACCCAATCAAACTCTTCTACACCTCAAATATCCCAATTATCCTGCAGTCAGCTCTTGTATCAAATCTTTACCTTATTTCACAG ATTTTGGCAACGAAATTCAGTGGAAATTTCTTGATCAACTTGCTTGGAGTTTGGGCT GATGTTGGAGGCGGCGGACCCGCTCGCTCTTACCCCATTGGAGGCCTCTGTTACTACCTGTCTCCCCCGGAGACCCTCGGCCACGTGGCAGAGGACCCGATTCATGCCGTGCTGTACATGTTCTTCATGCTCGGATCGTGTGCTTTCTTCTCCAAGACGTGGATTGATGTGTCTGGCTCTAGCGCTAAAGAC GTTGCTAAACAACTGAAGGATCAGCAGATGGTGATGAGAGGACACAGAGAACAGTCTATGATCCACGAGTTGAACCGATACATCCCCACGGCCGCCGCCTTCGGTGGTCTCTGTATCGGAGCTCTCTCTGTTCTAGCCGATTTCTTAG GCGCTATTGGAAGCGGTACTGGTATCTTATTAGCTGTAACCATTATCTACcagtattttgaaattttcgtcaaagagcAGAGCGAGATGGGTGGAATGAGCACGCTATTGTTTTAG